The following are encoded together in the Phycisphaerae bacterium genome:
- a CDS encoding SpoIID/LytB domain-containing protein: protein MINYSAMQPRIKIFRNIAILCTGLSVLLGGCVAEPQGSEPVITQSPSLSSVRVLLDDSAQKIQFKIDDEYEIVNYDTMEIFKAEGTACVIEPATDSNGIWAGQQLFKTKHLIIQPKHNQPFAINDNQKYRGGLELIINSGSRTMTVINNVSMETYLAGVVASEMPSYWEMEALKAQAIAARTYCLYIKTKFGKNRNWDVKTTQANQVYKGVNAETVRTNDAVNSTCGMVLCCQQESGDCEPFPAYYSSACGGHTEDSENVFGDKFESLKGVNCAYCRTTTRPSLFYWPDVKFDKKTVSDNILERYPSLKELGTIEKIEAVKKSEYENKFTRITSVKLTGSTGKTGFLRAEDLRLAIDSSGTKIQSACCTIVSLDKEFLFVAGKGFGHGVGLCQYGAREMARQGNTAEQILSFYYPDNRIKTLY, encoded by the coding sequence TTGATTAATTATTCCGCTATGCAGCCAAGAATAAAAATATTCCGGAATATCGCAATTCTTTGCACAGGATTGTCCGTTCTCCTCGGCGGCTGCGTCGCCGAGCCGCAGGGTTCCGAGCCGGTCATAACGCAAAGCCCGTCCCTGTCCAGCGTAAGGGTTCTGCTGGACGACAGCGCACAAAAAATTCAGTTCAAGATTGACGATGAATACGAGATTGTAAACTACGATACAATGGAGATATTCAAGGCTGAGGGTACCGCCTGCGTAATTGAGCCTGCGACAGACAGCAACGGAATATGGGCAGGCCAGCAGCTTTTCAAAACCAAACACCTGATTATACAGCCCAAGCACAACCAGCCTTTCGCGATTAACGACAACCAGAAATACCGCGGCGGTCTCGAACTGATTATAAATTCCGGCAGCAGGACTATGACGGTCATTAATAATGTTTCGATGGAAACATATCTTGCCGGCGTCGTGGCGTCTGAAATGCCCAGCTACTGGGAAATGGAAGCCTTAAAGGCACAGGCGATAGCGGCAAGAACTTACTGTTTGTATATAAAAACGAAGTTCGGCAAAAACCGGAACTGGGACGTCAAAACCACACAGGCAAACCAGGTTTACAAAGGCGTCAACGCCGAGACGGTACGCACAAACGATGCGGTCAACAGTACCTGCGGGATGGTATTATGCTGTCAGCAGGAATCAGGGGACTGCGAGCCGTTTCCAGCTTATTACAGTTCCGCCTGCGGCGGTCATACCGAAGACAGCGAAAATGTTTTCGGCGATAAATTCGAATCGCTTAAAGGCGTCAATTGCGCCTATTGCAGAACAACTACAAGGCCGAGCCTATTCTACTGGCCGGACGTCAAATTCGATAAAAAAACCGTAAGCGATAATATCCTCGAAAGGTATCCATCCCTGAAGGAATTGGGAACCATAGAGAAAATAGAAGCCGTGAAAAAAAGCGAGTACGAGAATAAATTCACGAGAATTACGAGCGTTAAACTGACCGGCTCGACAGGCAAAACAGGTTTTTTGCGAGCCGAGGACCTGCGACTTGCAATCGATTCGAGCGGGACCAAAATTCAAAGCGCCTGCTGTACGATAGTGAGCCTGGACAAAGAATTTCTTTTCGTCGCAGGTAAAGGGTTCGGCCACGGCGTGGGACTGTGCCAGTACGGGGCAAGAGAGATGGCCAGACAAGGTAATACCGCAGAACAAATCCTGAGCTTCTATTATCCCGACAACCGAATAAAGACCCTATACTAA
- a CDS encoding DNA-directed RNA polymerase subunit alpha C-terminal domain-containing protein produces the protein MSVVSQPKIDLFVAETITINDIISVSEFVNSSERNKIAFAEKTEEELSKPGRKNYLALGAALAMVGKCREAIEIFEKADDSKEKFLELAFCLRKTGQYDKAIESLDKAAKAGVDALAVNCAKAAVYRVKGDFENAAKALKACENYQKASALYHYTLGRHLQREGDYDKAIENYKTAVEIDPLYSKALFHLAFLLDLRGNDEAAMDYYKQLVNNGTPYVSALLNLAVLHEDADQYDKAIKCVEQVLKYHPNNPRALLFKKDINSSETMLYDEEIEKNKDQQTKILETPISDFELSVRSRNCLKKMDINTLGDLLRITETELLAYKNFGETSLTEIKHMLESRGLRLGMASEGKFPDEMQLVAGMQQQEADDDIDNENLSRSMDEFELSVRARNCLANLNIRTIGDLVSKTEAELLGVKNFGATSLVEINKILDSLGISLRKID, from the coding sequence ATGTCAGTAGTAAGTCAGCCGAAAATCGATTTATTTGTCGCGGAAACCATTACCATCAACGATATTATCTCGGTATCAGAGTTTGTAAATTCGAGCGAGCGAAACAAAATTGCATTCGCAGAAAAAACAGAAGAGGAATTGTCCAAGCCCGGCAGGAAAAATTACCTGGCACTTGGCGCGGCTCTTGCCATGGTCGGCAAATGCCGGGAGGCAATCGAAATATTCGAAAAGGCCGACGACAGCAAGGAAAAATTCCTCGAACTCGCTTTCTGCCTGCGAAAGACAGGACAATACGACAAGGCAATCGAGTCGCTCGACAAAGCCGCAAAGGCCGGAGTAGACGCGCTGGCAGTCAACTGCGCTAAGGCTGCGGTTTATCGCGTCAAAGGCGATTTTGAAAACGCGGCAAAGGCTCTCAAGGCCTGTGAAAATTATCAGAAGGCAAGCGCTCTTTATCATTACACTCTCGGCAGGCATCTGCAGAGAGAAGGAGACTACGATAAGGCGATTGAAAACTATAAGACGGCGGTAGAGATTGACCCGCTTTATTCAAAGGCACTGTTCCATCTGGCATTTCTGCTGGATCTGAGAGGCAATGACGAAGCGGCGATGGATTATTACAAACAGCTCGTAAACAACGGTACGCCTTATGTAAGCGCCCTGCTTAACCTGGCGGTTCTTCACGAAGATGCCGATCAATACGACAAGGCGATAAAGTGCGTTGAGCAGGTGCTTAAATACCATCCGAATAACCCTCGCGCCCTCCTCTTCAAAAAGGACATTAACAGTTCCGAAACAATGCTCTACGATGAAGAAATCGAGAAAAACAAGGACCAACAGACCAAGATACTCGAAACTCCTATCTCCGATTTCGAGCTTTCGGTAAGAAGCAGAAACTGTCTTAAGAAAATGGATATAAATACTCTCGGGGATTTACTGAGAATAACCGAAACAGAACTTCTGGCATATAAGAACTTCGGCGAAACAAGCCTTACCGAGATAAAACATATGCTCGAGTCGAGAGGCTTAAGGCTCGGTATGGCATCCGAAGGCAAATTCCCCGACGAGATGCAACTGGTGGCAGGTATGCAGCAGCAGGAAGCCGATGACGATATCGACAACGAAAATCTCAGCAGGAGCATGGACGAGTTCGAGCTGTCCGTCAGGGCAAGAAACTGCCTTGCGAATCTGAATATCAGAACCATAGGCGACCTTGTCTCCAAAACCGAGGCCGAACTGCTCGGCGTCAAGAATTTCGGCGCTACCAGCCTTGTGGAAATAAATAAGATTCTTGATAGTCTGGGCATCAGCCTGAGAAAAATTGATTAA
- the ccsA gene encoding cytochrome c biogenesis protein CcsA, translating into MDRLKQLCLLTGIIMLMSLAAFSIIGAVMGADWSRSFFTSPAGGSLWITVGLLIVAGLFQFGIIYKAKWPLIVYLGVLLVLAGSFGRCNCTVFIGFVLGCIGLFGLFRIKPSVMDIVIAVLLFLAIVFIFYFRIVPRHSQLKSIFFVPHVFAYLLSYVFMARAAFFAVSQLFGKTPQSETSAYRFVCMGFPLMTAGLVLGSVWAASAWGDWWSWDPKEMFSLAVWLVFAAFLHFRYLYRQRFLRLNSIWIIIGFILIILCFLWVNFSKIFAGLHSYTS; encoded by the coding sequence ATGGATAGGTTAAAACAGCTTTGTCTTCTTACCGGTATAATAATGCTGATGTCTTTGGCGGCGTTCAGTATTATCGGTGCGGTAATGGGTGCTGACTGGTCGAGATCGTTTTTTACTTCACCGGCGGGCGGTTCGCTTTGGATTACTGTCGGATTGTTGATTGTCGCCGGCCTGTTTCAATTCGGGATAATTTACAAGGCGAAATGGCCGCTCATTGTTTATCTCGGCGTTTTGCTTGTTCTCGCCGGTTCTTTCGGCAGGTGCAATTGTACTGTTTTTATCGGTTTCGTTTTGGGCTGCATCGGTCTTTTCGGCCTCTTTCGGATTAAACCGTCCGTTATGGATATTGTAATAGCCGTTCTGTTATTTCTTGCGATAGTGTTTATTTTTTATTTTCGCATAGTGCCGCGGCATTCGCAGCTTAAAAGTATTTTTTTTGTGCCTCATGTTTTCGCTTATCTGCTTTCGTATGTTTTTATGGCCAGGGCGGCTTTTTTTGCCGTCAGTCAATTGTTCGGCAAAACGCCCCAAAGCGAAACTTCCGCATACAGGTTTGTTTGTATGGGTTTTCCTCTTATGACTGCCGGCCTTGTTCTCGGCAGCGTATGGGCGGCCTCTGCATGGGGTGATTGGTGGAGCTGGGACCCAAAGGAAATGTTTTCCCTTGCCGTTTGGCTGGTCTTCGCCGCGTTTCTGCATTTCAGATATTTATACCGGCAAAGATTTTTGCGTTTGAACAGTATTTGGATTATAATAGGTTTCATATTGATTATACTTTGTTTTTTGTGGGTAAATTTCTCGAAAATTTTCGCGGGCCTTCATAGTTATACCAGTTAA
- the hemA gene encoding glutamyl-tRNA reductase, with product MNIVFQGVDFRNCPADAAGKLALDLQRQKNFLHSCRRFPEISDAIVLNTCNRLEFYFYAKKQFDISAFVDDFISHDLWNEHKQTLYGLDAAGHLFNVAAGLESQIIGENEIFSQLKSAYSFALRCDSVKFMFHRLLHSSFRVAKAVRTHTDINTGALSVAQASVELAAGNFSACGEFVESIGKMKVLVIGSGSNAELIVKHLIRKNVADITVAARNKEAGVRLIEKTSAGKFLQLNELKSCLPDIDIVFTAAASQKPLITAETLDKNRAKPLIVIDLSVPPNAEPEVVEIDNIKLFNIDSLNEIIDSNNRKRRTEIPKAKAIIDEHLQLFSRWLEDSKVAVR from the coding sequence ATGAATATCGTTTTTCAGGGTGTTGATTTTAGAAATTGTCCTGCCGATGCTGCCGGAAAGCTTGCTCTCGACCTGCAGCGGCAGAAAAATTTCCTGCATTCCTGCCGGCGATTCCCTGAAATAAGCGATGCCATCGTATTGAACACCTGCAACAGGCTTGAGTTTTATTTTTACGCGAAAAAGCAGTTCGACATCTCCGCGTTTGTCGATGATTTTATTTCACATGATTTATGGAATGAGCACAAACAGACTTTATACGGCCTTGACGCTGCCGGGCATCTTTTCAATGTCGCCGCCGGCCTCGAATCGCAGATTATCGGCGAAAATGAAATTTTTTCGCAATTAAAATCCGCCTACAGCTTCGCCCTGCGCTGCGACAGCGTAAAATTTATGTTCCATCGTCTCCTCCACAGTTCGTTTCGCGTCGCGAAAGCCGTAAGGACTCATACCGATATAAATACCGGTGCGCTGTCTGTCGCACAGGCCTCCGTCGAACTTGCAGCCGGTAATTTTTCCGCCTGTGGTGAGTTTGTCGAATCCATCGGCAAAATGAAAGTCCTTGTAATCGGCTCCGGCTCGAACGCCGAACTTATTGTAAAACATCTAATCAGAAAAAATGTTGCCGATATTACTGTCGCCGCCAGGAACAAGGAAGCAGGGGTGCGATTAATTGAAAAAACATCGGCAGGTAAATTTTTACAGTTAAATGAATTGAAAAGCTGTCTTCCGGATATTGATATTGTTTTTACCGCTGCCGCCTCTCAAAAGCCTTTAATAACGGCAGAAACGCTCGATAAAAACCGGGCTAAGCCCCTGATTGTAATAGATTTGTCTGTGCCGCCAAATGCCGAGCCTGAAGTTGTGGAAATAGATAATATAAAACTTTTCAATATTGATAGTCTAAACGAAATTATCGATAGTAATAACCGCAAACGCCGAACCGAGATTCCCAAAGCAAAGGCGATAATAGATGAGCATCTGCAATTATTTTCCCGCTGGCTCGAAGATTCGAAAGTGGCGGTTCGATGA
- the hemC gene encoding hydroxymethylbilane synthase, giving the protein MNMIRIATRSSCLALIQAQIVVEAISKHKPGIDFEIVEIKSQGDIDKKSPLWKLSETGFFTAAVENALCENKADIAVHSYKDLPISETSGLVTAAVLDRRFCQDCLIGKGKIKSLNDLPKGAKIGTSSLRRKAQLLHKRPDLICEPIRGNVHTRINQVEKGQFDGTVLAYAGIERLGLTEKISLCFDPIDFIPAPAQGALAVQAKAGDNEILKLLAEIDDKISRITSDAERLVWHHLKAGCHAPAGVFAQITGDNMTIYAFVADENGRKFINRKKQGHVKSAKKIAQDLASELLNSGAGELLKNG; this is encoded by the coding sequence ATGAATATGATACGAATAGCAACTCGTTCGAGCTGTTTGGCTCTTATCCAGGCGCAGATTGTCGTCGAGGCAATCTCGAAACATAAGCCCGGCATTGATTTTGAAATTGTCGAGATAAAAAGTCAGGGCGACATCGACAAAAAAAGTCCTCTCTGGAAATTATCCGAAACAGGTTTCTTTACTGCTGCCGTCGAAAACGCTCTTTGCGAAAACAAAGCCGATATCGCCGTTCACAGTTACAAGGATTTGCCGATATCGGAAACCTCCGGCCTTGTTACCGCCGCCGTTCTGGACAGAAGATTTTGTCAGGATTGTTTAATCGGCAAAGGGAAAATTAAATCGCTGAATGATTTGCCCAAAGGCGCAAAGATTGGAACTTCAAGCCTCCGCCGTAAGGCTCAGCTTTTACATAAAAGACCAGATTTGATTTGTGAGCCGATAAGGGGCAACGTGCATACGAGAATAAATCAGGTCGAAAAGGGCCAATTTGACGGCACCGTCCTTGCTTATGCCGGAATCGAAAGACTTGGATTAACTGAAAAGATTTCTCTTTGCTTCGACCCCATAGATTTTATTCCAGCGCCTGCTCAGGGTGCCTTAGCCGTTCAGGCAAAAGCCGGCGACAATGAAATTTTAAAATTACTTGCTGAAATTGATGATAAGATTTCCCGAATCACTTCTGATGCCGAGCGCCTCGTTTGGCATCATTTAAAAGCGGGCTGTCACGCCCCGGCAGGCGTATTCGCGCAGATTACAGGCGACAATATGACAATTTACGCCTTTGTCGCCGACGAAAACGGCCGCAAATTTATCAATCGCAAAAAGCAGGGCCACGTTAAATCCGCAAAAAAAATCGCGCAGGATTTGGCATCTGAACTTTTAAACTCAGGCGCGGGAGAGTTATTGAAGAATGGCTAA
- the cobA gene encoding uroporphyrinogen-III C-methyltransferase — MANGKVYIVGAGPGGSGLISVRGSELLRRADCVLYDRLIGEELLNLVPKKAETIYVGKEHKNSIKQKDINKLIIEKARVYKTIVRLKGGDALIFGRATEELKCLADNKIDFEIIPGITAASAAAACAGVVLTDRNTASSVTFITGHTADGREVNIDFKSLVKLKGTIVFYMAVGNLNRICKGLIKAGLAANTNTVVVANASLANQRIVKGTVSDIAEKCAENRIEPPAIVIIGKNCFPWLADKPLFGKKVLMTRDSAGNADFACKLTARGATAVSRPTFEIQDFTGKKDFKRVVEKIKNFDWVFFTSPTGVKLFFNALERLNKDAGVFASAKIACIGSETAGALEDFGIKADFVPKKFTSNDLAKEFIKKYKPSGEKILLLRSALAGKLEITGAKTENVAIYTAKKLKNNNLEPADWITFACGFAVECFFKDFDPKDIRKTKIASIGPVTSDTLKKHGIKPTVQAKQHTIDGLIEAMEKVTEPRQLV, encoded by the coding sequence ATGGCTAATGGAAAAGTTTATATTGTTGGCGCCGGCCCCGGCGGCAGCGGCCTTATCAGCGTTCGCGGCAGCGAGCTTCTCCGCCGAGCCGACTGCGTTCTTTATGACAGACTCATCGGCGAAGAATTGCTGAATCTTGTTCCGAAAAAAGCCGAAACGATTTACGTCGGCAAAGAGCATAAAAATTCCATCAAACAGAAAGACATAAACAAACTGATTATCGAAAAGGCCCGCGTTTATAAAACAATCGTAAGGCTCAAAGGCGGCGATGCCCTAATTTTCGGCAGGGCGACAGAGGAATTAAAATGCCTTGCCGATAACAAAATTGATTTTGAAATTATCCCCGGCATTACCGCCGCTTCTGCCGCCGCCGCTTGCGCAGGCGTAGTTCTTACGGACAGAAACACCGCCTCATCGGTAACTTTTATAACGGGTCATACCGCCGATGGCAGGGAAGTTAATATCGATTTTAAAAGCCTTGTAAAACTCAAAGGCACAATTGTTTTTTATATGGCCGTTGGAAATTTAAATCGCATCTGCAAAGGATTGATTAAGGCGGGCCTTGCGGCCAATACCAATACTGTTGTCGTGGCAAACGCCTCGCTGGCAAATCAGAGAATCGTTAAAGGCACCGTTTCCGATATCGCCGAAAAATGTGCGGAGAATAGAATCGAACCGCCTGCGATTGTAATAATTGGCAAAAATTGTTTCCCCTGGCTGGCCGATAAACCGTTATTCGGGAAAAAAGTTTTAATGACCCGTGATTCTGCCGGCAACGCCGACTTTGCCTGCAAACTTACCGCACGCGGCGCAACCGCCGTAAGCCGGCCGACCTTTGAAATTCAGGACTTCACCGGCAAAAAGGATTTTAAACGGGTTGTTGAAAAGATAAAAAATTTCGACTGGGTCTTTTTTACAAGCCCGACAGGCGTAAAATTATTTTTCAATGCGTTGGAAAGATTGAATAAAGACGCCGGCGTTTTTGCCTCCGCTAAAATCGCATGCATCGGCTCGGAAACCGCCGGCGCACTTGAAGATTTTGGCATAAAAGCTGATTTTGTACCGAAAAAGTTTACCTCGAACGACCTGGCGAAGGAATTTATAAAAAAATATAAACCGAGCGGTGAGAAAATACTCCTCTTGCGTTCGGCTCTTGCTGGAAAACTGGAAATAACCGGTGCGAAAACTGAAAATGTCGCGATTTATACCGCCAAAAAATTAAAAAATAATAATTTGGAGCCTGCTGACTGGATAACCTTTGCGTGCGGTTTTGCCGTCGAGTGTTTCTTTAAGGATTTCGACCCGAAAGATATACGAAAAACAAAAATCGCCTCCATCGGCCCGGTTACTTCCGATACTCTGAAAAAACACGGCATAAAACCGACTGTCCAGGCAAAACAACATACAATCGACGGTCTGATTGAGGCAATGGAGAAAGTGACAGAGCCGCGACAACTTGTTTAG
- a CDS encoding radical SAM protein, with the protein MINISRLYLGIESSSDNIRYHSNGNGPVVVYNCTNKCSQNCLHCYSKTGLAARELDTQQAKELLNQLAEIKCPVVLFSGGEPLERADIFELLDFSHKLGLRTVLSTNGNLIDSKVAGELFDLGVNYVGISIDGTEKTHDSFRGVPGSFAKALNAVKFCEAVNLKVGLRFTITNRNFNQIADIFSLAQKLNIRRICFYHLISAGRAVKNNLKCTAEQTRQALDDILDCAKKFAAKGVTEALTVGNHADGAFVLNRLKQENSPFYEKSLELLQKFGGNKIGTKIFAVDASGNVHPDQFWQNFSLGNITEIKLAEIFKKSLNIFSDKTKFAPDRCKNCRWLKICGTNMRFFSLCHSREGGNPKVDLSAEALAKVEWILEPDCYLSDEEVEGKQNEFASQNAKA; encoded by the coding sequence ATGATAAATATTTCAAGATTATATCTCGGCATTGAAAGCTCTTCGGATAATATCCGTTACCATTCCAATGGCAACGGCCCTGTTGTTGTTTATAACTGTACTAATAAATGCAGTCAGAACTGTTTGCACTGTTACAGTAAAACCGGATTGGCCGCCAGAGAGCTTGATACGCAGCAGGCAAAGGAACTTTTGAATCAGCTTGCCGAAATTAAATGTCCCGTTGTCCTCTTCAGCGGTGGTGAGCCTCTTGAAAGAGCCGATATATTTGAGCTTCTCGATTTCTCGCACAAACTCGGCCTGCGCACCGTTCTTTCGACGAACGGAAATTTAATAGATTCTAAAGTAGCAGGGGAACTCTTTGACCTCGGCGTAAATTATGTCGGCATTTCAATCGATGGCACAGAAAAAACTCACGACAGTTTCCGCGGCGTCCCCGGCAGTTTTGCAAAAGCCCTGAACGCCGTAAAATTTTGCGAAGCGGTAAATTTGAAAGTCGGCCTGCGTTTTACGATTACAAATCGCAATTTTAATCAGATAGCCGATATATTTTCCCTTGCCCAAAAGCTGAATATTAGAAGAATCTGTTTTTATCATTTAATTTCCGCCGGCCGGGCCGTAAAAAACAATCTCAAATGCACCGCAGAGCAGACAAGACAGGCTTTGGATGATATTCTCGATTGTGCGAAAAAATTTGCCGCAAAAGGCGTAACTGAAGCGCTGACTGTCGGCAATCACGCTGACGGGGCTTTCGTTTTAAATCGCTTAAAGCAGGAAAATTCGCCTTTTTATGAAAAAAGTCTGGAACTGCTCCAAAAATTCGGCGGCAACAAAATCGGCACGAAGATTTTCGCTGTCGATGCATCCGGCAATGTCCATCCCGACCAGTTCTGGCAAAATTTCTCATTGGGAAATATTACAGAAATAAAACTTGCGGAAATTTTCAAAAAATCCTTGAATATATTCAGTGACAAAACAAAATTTGCTCCGGACAGATGCAAAAATTGTCGCTGGCTCAAAATTTGCGGTACTAATATGCGGTTTTTCTCTCTATGTCATTCCCGCGAAGGCGGGAATCCAAAAGTAGACTTGTCCGCCGAAGCTTTAGCGAAGGTGGAATGGATTTTAGAGCCGGATTGTTACTTAAGCGACGAAGAAGTAGAAGGAAAACAAAATGAATTTGCCAGTCAGAATGCGAAGGCTTAG
- the hemB gene encoding porphobilinogen synthase: MNLPVRMRRLRNSDSMRRLIRGVSLSADNFIYPLFVCPGNGIKKPIESMTDCFRFSPDKIADQAKEVFALGIPAVLLFGLPEKKDSRGSEAFSDNGTVQQAIRNIKKAVPDLLVITDVCLCVYTDTGHCGIMKDNKIDNDASCELLAKVAISHAKAGADMVAPSDMMDGRVGIIRKTLDENGFTDTAIMSYSAKYASAFYGPFRDAADSAPAFGDRKTYQMDPAASAKQAMREIELDIAEGADIVMVKPALPYLDIIYQAKQRFDVPVAAYQVSGEYMMINSAAARGVCDRKSAAMESLLAIKRAGADIIITYFAKEMTKWI; encoded by the coding sequence ATGAATTTGCCAGTCAGAATGCGAAGGCTTAGAAACAGCGATTCGATGCGCAGACTTATCAGGGGCGTTAGTCTCTCTGCGGATAATTTTATTTATCCGTTGTTTGTCTGCCCCGGCAATGGAATTAAAAAGCCGATTGAATCGATGACCGATTGTTTCCGTTTTTCGCCGGATAAAATTGCCGACCAGGCAAAAGAAGTTTTCGCACTTGGAATACCTGCTGTTCTGCTCTTCGGCCTGCCTGAAAAAAAGGATTCGAGAGGCTCCGAGGCCTTCAGCGATAACGGAACTGTTCAGCAGGCGATAAGAAATATCAAAAAAGCCGTACCGGATTTGCTTGTTATCACAGATGTATGCCTTTGTGTCTATACCGACACCGGCCATTGCGGCATAATGAAGGATAACAAAATTGATAATGACGCAAGCTGTGAATTGCTTGCCAAAGTTGCAATTTCTCACGCAAAAGCCGGCGCAGATATGGTCGCCCCTTCCGATATGATGGACGGCAGGGTAGGCATAATCAGAAAAACCCTCGATGAAAATGGTTTTACGGATACCGCGATAATGTCTTATTCAGCTAAATACGCCTCTGCATTTTACGGCCCGTTTCGCGATGCCGCCGATTCCGCTCCCGCCTTTGGCGATAGAAAAACTTATCAGATGGACCCCGCCGCATCGGCGAAACAGGCGATGCGTGAAATCGAACTGGACATCGCCGAAGGCGCAGATATCGTTATGGTCAAACCCGCCTTGCCGTATCTCGATATAATTTATCAGGCCAAACAGCGTTTCGATGTCCCCGTTGCCGCCTATCAGGTCAGCGGCGAGTATATGATGATAAACTCCGCAGCGGCCCGCGGTGTTTGCGACAGAAAATCCGCTGCTATGGAATCGCTCCTCGCAATCAAACGTGCCGGCGCCGACATTATTATAACTTACTTCGCAAAAGAAATGACCAAATGGATTTAA
- a CDS encoding radical SAM protein, whose amino-acid sequence MANIKKPRIVAFEVTRRCKMNCVHCRASARADFPDDLTTAQCKKIIKAIADYNRCVLIFTGGEPFERDDIFELIEYANSCRLAVSLATCGYDFDKERAERLKKAGVLTLSFSLDSDNAKEHDNFRQTSGAYATTLAAIDIAKTAGLKFQINTTVTKLNADKLPAIARLSESLGAYCFNPFMLVPAGRGSELADISLSPKEYEKVLHTVADLKAVSQIDVRFTCAPRFAVVSGRLAPAARGGVKVGGCLAASDFAFISHAGDVQTCGFLKISAGNILQTGDFASIWENSDFLNSIRQMKFGGKGGSEGGCASCNFVQICGGCRARAYAHCGDYLASDPLCCLAPAARGGAGHCERLVLRSFSEGRSEAISSTLIAAHIEDDKIAAATDAVNALPGVSHNYLRRHHYNLWFTLKLPICHFDRSPDSSGRSGEIFSIEEVIKELSAKFKTEFLSFPSTVRYKLDSNAIKKHNPPETFNALLCFRAGGAAAEYLCQLPQVSHCYERQTLTNWPYNIYAMIHEKSVERIEQIVTQVVSEFKISKFQILPTIRSLKN is encoded by the coding sequence GTGGCAAATATCAAAAAACCAAGAATTGTCGCTTTCGAAGTTACTCGCAGATGTAAAATGAACTGCGTCCACTGCCGCGCCTCTGCCAGGGCTGATTTCCCGGATGACCTTACAACTGCCCAATGCAAAAAAATCATAAAAGCAATCGCCGATTACAATCGCTGCGTCCTGATTTTCACCGGCGGAGAACCTTTCGAACGAGACGATATATTTGAATTAATTGAGTACGCAAATTCCTGCCGATTAGCTGTTTCGCTTGCGACCTGCGGCTATGATTTCGATAAGGAAAGAGCCGAAAGACTGAAAAAGGCAGGCGTTCTTACACTTTCCTTTTCGCTCGATTCTGACAACGCAAAAGAACACGACAATTTCAGGCAAACTTCCGGTGCGTATGCAACCACACTGGCGGCAATCGACATCGCAAAAACCGCTGGCCTGAAATTTCAGATTAATACGACCGTTACGAAACTTAACGCCGACAAATTACCTGCCATCGCCAGACTTTCTGAAAGTTTGGGTGCGTATTGTTTCAATCCCTTTATGCTCGTCCCCGCGGGCCGAGGCAGCGAACTTGCCGATATCTCATTATCTCCGAAAGAGTATGAAAAAGTTCTGCATACCGTTGCCGATTTGAAAGCGGTCAGTCAAATTGATGTTCGTTTTACCTGTGCACCTCGTTTCGCCGTTGTCTCCGGTCGTTTAGCCCCCGCCGCTCGAGGCGGGGTTAAAGTGGGCGGCTGCCTCGCCGCATCTGATTTTGCGTTTATAAGTCACGCCGGCGATGTGCAGACCTGCGGCTTTTTAAAAATTTCCGCAGGAAATATTTTACAAACCGGAGATTTCGCTTCCATCTGGGAAAATTCCGATTTTTTAAATTCGATTCGACAAATGAAATTCGGAGGCAAAGGAGGAAGCGAAGGCGGGTGCGCCAGTTGCAATTTCGTACAAATCTGCGGCGGATGCCGGGCAAGGGCCTATGCCCACTGTGGCGATTATCTCGCCTCCGACCCTTTATGTTGTTTAGCCCCCGCCGCTCGAGGCGGGGCCGGTCATTGCGAGCGGCTCGTCCTTCGTAGCTTTAGCGAAGGACGAAGCGAAGCAATCTCAAGTACCCTTATTGCCGCCCATATCGAAGATGATAAAATTGCTGCCGCGACTGATGCAGTAAATGCTTTACCGGGTGTTTCGCATAATTATTTGAGAAGACATCATTATAACTTGTGGTTTACATTAAAATTGCCCATTTGTCATTTCGACCGGAGTCCCGATTCATCTGGACGTAGTGGAGAAATCTTTTCTATCGAAGAAGTTATCAAAGAACTTTCTGCAAAATTTAAAACTGAATTTCTTTCTTTCCCGTCAACTGTTCGTTATAAACTCGATTCGAACGCGATAAAGAAGCACAACCCGCCTGAAACTTTTAACGCGTTATTATGTTTCCGGGCCGGCGGGGCGGCGGCGGAATATTTGTGCCAGTTGCCGCAGGTAAGTCATTGTTACGAACGGCAGACTCTGACCAATTGGCCATATAATATTTACGCGATGATTCACGAAAAAAGTGTTGAACGAATCGAGCAAATTGTTACGCAGGTCGTCAGCGAATTTAAAATTTCAAAATTTCAAATCCTGCCAACCATTCGGTCGTTGAAAAATTAG